One window from the genome of Eucalyptus grandis isolate ANBG69807.140 chromosome 7, ASM1654582v1, whole genome shotgun sequence encodes:
- the LOC120295760 gene encoding uncharacterized protein LOC120295760, which translates to MVADLINDTMREWNQPLIKQLFEENIANEILAIPLSMNPKPDHILWTGNRARSFSVKSGYNRAYLSATRKNQYQASCSYLPPRNLWTQIWSLTEDQRLHGINLQRNIKQIDQWLVVVFQEKREVPIRVFIGLVLWQIWKARNSWIFRGKHPQPPEIIELAQNQSITMTQGMKNQKNKSQDQILPVRWNPPKNRDVKMNVDASWIPGEFLGSVAGIARDESGSVVEGFAAEVRASSASQAEAEALLHRIHYLKEISSKCVGEAKS; encoded by the exons ATGGTAGCTGATTTGATCAACGATACTATGCGAGAATGGAATCAGCCTCTGATAAAACAgctttttgaggaaaatatagCCAACGAAATTTTAGCCATCCCCCTGAGCATGAACCCTAAACCTGATCACATATTGTGGACAGGAAACAGAGCAAGATCATTCTCTGTAAAAAGCGGATATAATAGGGCGTATTTATCAGCTACAAGGAAAAATCAATACCAGGCCTCTTGTTCGTACTTGCCTCCACGCAACCTATGGACGCAGATTTGGAGTCTCACG GAGGATCAGAGGTTGCATGGCATAAATCTCCAGagaaacataaagcaaatagaTCAATGGCTGGTGGtggtttttcaagaaaaaagggaGGTACCTATACGGGTGTTCATCGGGCTGGTTCTTTGGCAGATTTGGAAGGCCAGGAACTCATGGATCTTTAGGGGAAAACACCCACAACCTCCAGAAATCATCGAGCTCGCACAGAACCAGAGTATTACCATGACGCAGGGGATGAAAAACCAGAAGAACAAAAGTCAAGATCAGATCTTACCAGTGCGTTGGAACCCCCCGAAAAATCGAGATGTGAAAATGAATGTAGATGCGTCATGGATACCAGGAGAGTTCCTTGGATCTGTAGCAGGAATTGCACGGGATGAATCTGGATCTGTAGTCGAAGGGTTCGCGGCCGAAGTTAGGGCTTCCTCGGCGTCTCAAGCGGAAGCCGAAGCACTTCTCCACAGGATACACTATCTAAAGGAGATAAGTTCGAAGTGTGTGGGGGAGGCGAAAAGTTAG